ATTCATTAAAACGATGCATTACATTGAACCAAGGAGTTAAAGACATGTATACAATCACGATTATTAGTCATCATCAGGATCTTGATATTTTGGATTATCTAGATCCGACATGGTGTGTGAAATACGTACATACGTTTCCACTTCAGTCAGAGGATACGGATTGTTTTTTAGTTGATATTGACTATTGTGATCATGATGGTGCAGCATTAATTTCGTGGCTCAATCAAAATTACCACAAACCCATCGTCATCTTAACAACACGATATCGTCCGAAGCGCACCTTAGAACTTTTAGTTCAAGGGGCACAAGATTATTTGGTTGAACCTTACAATTGT
This genomic stretch from Erysipelothrix rhusiopathiae harbors:
- a CDS encoding response regulator is translated as MYTITIISHHQDLDILDYLDPTWCVKYVHTFPLQSEDTDCFLVDIDYCDHDGAALISWLNQNYHKPIVILTTRYRPKRTLELLVQGAQDYLVEPYNCEIASQRITTLIEAYEKRKHI